One Nitrospira sp. DNA window includes the following coding sequences:
- a CDS encoding Translation elongation factor Tu has translation MAKAKYERRKPHVNIGTIGHVDHGKTTLTSALTKICSERGMAKFVSYDEVAKASESQGRRDATKIMTIAISHVEYETDQRHYAHVDCPGHADYVKNMITGAAQMDGAILVVSAADGPMPQTREHILLARQVGVPYIVVFLNKADKVDDKELLDLVELEVRELLTKYEFPGDKIPIIQGSALKAMEGDQGPLGVPSILKLLEAIDTYIPTPTRAIDKPFLMPIEDVFTISGRGTVVTGRCERGIVKVGDEIEIVGLTPTQSTVVTGVEMFRKVLDEGQAGDNIGVLLRGTKKEDVERGMVLAKPKSITPHTKFKAEIYVLTKEEGGRHTPFFNGYRPQFYFRTTDVTGVVTLNPGVEMVMPGDNVTVTGELISPIAMDQGLRFAVREGGKTVGSGVVTEILA, from the coding sequence ATGGCGAAGGCGAAATATGAGCGGCGAAAGCCCCACGTGAACATCGGGACGATCGGGCACGTGGACCATGGGAAGACGACGCTGACGAGTGCGCTGACCAAGATCTGCTCGGAGCGGGGGATGGCGAAGTTTGTCAGCTACGACGAGGTGGCGAAGGCCTCGGAGAGCCAGGGGCGGCGGGATGCGACCAAGATCATGACCATCGCCATCAGCCACGTGGAATATGAGACGGACCAGCGGCACTATGCGCACGTCGACTGCCCGGGCCACGCCGATTATGTGAAGAACATGATCACCGGCGCCGCGCAGATGGACGGGGCGATCCTGGTGGTGAGCGCCGCCGACGGCCCCATGCCGCAGACGCGGGAGCACATTTTGTTGGCCCGGCAGGTGGGCGTGCCCTACATCGTGGTGTTCCTGAACAAGGCGGACAAGGTGGACGACAAGGAGCTGCTGGACCTGGTGGAGCTGGAAGTGCGGGAGCTGCTGACCAAGTATGAGTTTCCGGGCGACAAGATTCCCATCATTCAGGGGTCGGCCTTGAAGGCGATGGAAGGAGATCAGGGGCCGTTGGGGGTGCCGTCGATCCTGAAGCTGTTGGAGGCCATCGACACCTACATTCCGACGCCGACGCGGGCGATCGACAAGCCGTTCTTGATGCCGATCGAAGACGTGTTCACGATCAGCGGGCGGGGGACGGTCGTGACGGGGCGGTGCGAGCGGGGCATCGTGAAGGTGGGGGACGAAATCGAGATCGTGGGGTTGACGCCGACGCAGAGCACGGTGGTGACGGGGGTGGAAATGTTCCGCAAGGTGCTCGACGAGGGGCAGGCGGGGGACAACATCGGGGTGCTGTTGCGGGGGACGAAGAAGGAAGACGTGGAGCGGGGGATGGTGCTGGCGAAGCCGAAGAGCATCACGCCGCATACGAAGTTCAAGGCGGAGATCTACGTGTTGACGAAGGAAGAGGGGGGGCGGCATACGCCGTTCTTCAACGGGTACCGGCCGCAGTTTTACTTCCGGACGACGGACGTGACGGGGGTGGTGACGTTGAATCCGGGGGTGGAGATGGTGATGCCGGGGGACAATGTGACGGTGACGGGGGAGCTGATCAGCCCGATCGCGATGGACCAGGGGTTGCGCTTCGCCGTGCGCGAGGGCGGCAAGACCGTCGGCTCCGGCGTCGTCACGGAAATTCTGGCGTAA
- a CDS encoding DNA-directed RNA polymerase beta' subunit, which translates to MEGVYTLFEKPRDSVSFDSMRIRIASPEKIRSWSYGEVKKPETINYRSFKPEKDGLFCAKIFGPIKDWECNCGKYKRMKHRGIVCDKCGVEVIQSKVRRERMGHIELAAPVAHIWFLKGVPSRIGTLLDMSLKQLEKILYFESYVMVDPGSTSMSEQELVSEEQLRSLQSEYGSGAFKVGIGAEAIRELLRKVDINTQWDELHVKAKASASAALKKKYAKRLKVLEAFRRSGNKPEWMIMDVIPVLPPELRPLVPLDGGRFATSDLNDLYRRVINRNNRLKRLIELKAPGVIIRNEMRMLQEAVDALFDNGRRGRAIRGPNKRPLKSLSDMLKGKQGRFRQNLLGKRVDYSGRTVIVVGPELRLHQCGLPKKMALELFKPFIFHKLEERGAATTIKSAKRLVEKERPEVWDVLDEVIREHPVLLNRAPTLHRLGIQAFDPVLVEGKAIRLHPLVCAAFNADFDGDQMAVHVPLSVEAQIEARVLMMSINNILSPANGKPIAVPSQDMVLGCYWLTKERVGAKGEGKMFGSPEEARIAYDAGALDEHARIKVRCNGTMVQTTAGRVILAEILPSMMPFADANKLMTKKEMTKLIDAVYRQAGHRETVMFLDKIKNIGFHYATKAGMSICIDNMHIPSRKEDLIAKAQREVNEIEKQYAEGLITNGERYNKVIDIWAHVTEQVANEMMKELGAGGDPAKAEAFNPIFMMADSGARGSSQQIRQLGGMRGLMAKPSGEIIETPITANFREGLTVLQYFISTHGARKGLADTALKTANSGYLTRRLVDIAQDVIVSEEDCGTTDGIMVSALLEGGEIIQPLEERLLGRLAGEDIRDPVTGEIIVSLNEEIDEEQAKAVVEAGVDRVKIRSVLTCQSQRGVCRLCYGRDLSRGRLVEKGEPVGVIAAQSIGEPGTQLTMRTFHIGGTASKVVEQTVLEAKHAGHIKYMSFDAKKNADVHNAGIAVRNKEGEWVVMNRNAKIAIVDDSGREREKYPVVYGAKIKVKDGDRVEVTQKLVEWDPYSLTILTETGGKVAYGDILEGVTMKEEFDEVTGLSRKVIIEQSGATLRPRVSIKDESGKTAKVSGTGTPVARYLLPVGAHIFVEKGATVHPGDVLAKIPRETTKTKDITGGLPRVAELFEARKPKEQAVISEIDGEVSYGGFVKGMRKVVVDNKIGDLKEYFIPKGKHVNVHEGDWVRAGEPLMDGSANPHDILDVLGPKELQKYLVDEVQDVYRLQGVSINDKHIEIIVRQMLRKVRIEDPGDTSFLPGSQVSKGLFDAENQRVLGNDGKPALGKPVLLGITKAALTTDSFISAASFQETTRVLTEAAINGREDNLLGLKENVIVGRLIPAGSGFEEYRETFVASARSGDELTGGQPQPVTVGQSPAVSTGNDSENVG; encoded by the coding sequence TTGGAAGGCGTATATACATTGTTCGAGAAGCCGCGTGACTCGGTGTCCTTCGACTCGATGCGGATCCGCATTGCGTCGCCGGAAAAAATCCGCTCATGGTCTTACGGCGAGGTCAAGAAACCGGAAACGATCAACTACCGGTCGTTCAAACCGGAAAAAGACGGGTTGTTTTGCGCCAAAATTTTCGGTCCGATCAAGGACTGGGAATGCAATTGCGGCAAATACAAGCGGATGAAGCATCGCGGGATCGTGTGCGACAAGTGCGGCGTGGAGGTGATTCAGTCCAAGGTACGCCGCGAACGGATGGGGCACATCGAGTTGGCCGCCCCCGTCGCCCATATTTGGTTCCTCAAGGGGGTGCCGAGCCGGATCGGGACGCTGCTGGACATGAGTCTCAAGCAGCTCGAAAAGATCCTCTATTTCGAAAGCTACGTCATGGTCGATCCCGGCTCTACGAGCATGAGCGAGCAGGAGCTGGTGTCGGAAGAGCAACTGCGGTCCCTGCAGTCTGAATACGGAAGCGGCGCGTTCAAGGTTGGAATCGGCGCCGAGGCGATCCGCGAACTGCTCCGTAAAGTGGACATCAATACGCAGTGGGACGAGTTGCACGTGAAGGCGAAGGCCTCTGCGTCGGCTGCGCTGAAGAAGAAGTATGCGAAGCGGCTCAAAGTGTTGGAGGCGTTCCGCCGTTCCGGCAACAAGCCGGAGTGGATGATCATGGATGTCATCCCGGTGTTGCCGCCGGAGTTGCGTCCGCTCGTCCCTCTGGACGGGGGGCGTTTTGCGACGTCCGACCTCAACGACCTCTATCGCCGTGTGATCAACCGGAACAATCGTTTGAAACGTTTGATCGAATTGAAAGCGCCCGGTGTGATCATCCGCAACGAAATGCGCATGTTGCAGGAGGCGGTGGATGCGTTGTTCGACAACGGTCGTCGCGGCAGGGCGATTCGTGGGCCGAACAAGCGTCCGCTAAAGTCGTTGAGCGACATGCTCAAGGGGAAGCAGGGGCGATTCCGGCAGAATCTGTTGGGCAAGCGGGTCGATTACTCAGGACGGACCGTCATTGTGGTCGGGCCGGAACTGCGTCTGCATCAGTGCGGCTTGCCGAAGAAAATGGCATTGGAGTTGTTCAAGCCGTTTATCTTCCACAAGCTCGAAGAGCGGGGCGCGGCGACGACGATCAAGAGCGCCAAGCGTTTGGTCGAAAAGGAGCGCCCGGAAGTGTGGGATGTGCTGGATGAAGTCATCCGCGAACATCCCGTGTTGCTGAATCGCGCGCCGACCTTGCACCGGCTGGGTATCCAGGCGTTCGATCCGGTCTTGGTCGAGGGGAAGGCGATCAGGCTCCACCCGCTCGTCTGCGCCGCGTTCAACGCCGACTTCGACGGCGACCAGATGGCGGTCCACGTGCCGTTGTCGGTCGAGGCGCAGATCGAAGCGCGCGTATTGATGATGTCGATCAACAATATTCTTTCTCCGGCCAATGGAAAGCCGATCGCCGTGCCGTCGCAAGACATGGTCCTCGGCTGTTATTGGCTGACGAAGGAGCGGGTCGGCGCGAAGGGCGAGGGGAAAATGTTCGGTTCCCCGGAAGAGGCGCGGATTGCGTACGATGCGGGAGCGTTGGACGAGCATGCGCGGATCAAGGTCCGCTGCAACGGTACGATGGTCCAGACGACCGCGGGTCGCGTCATCCTGGCGGAAATTCTTCCGTCGATGATGCCGTTCGCCGATGCCAACAAGCTGATGACCAAGAAAGAGATGACGAAGCTCATCGACGCTGTCTATCGGCAAGCCGGGCACCGCGAGACCGTGATGTTCCTCGACAAGATTAAGAACATCGGGTTCCACTATGCGACCAAGGCCGGGATGTCGATCTGTATCGACAACATGCATATTCCGTCCCGCAAGGAAGACCTCATTGCGAAGGCCCAACGGGAAGTCAATGAAATCGAAAAACAGTATGCCGAGGGTTTGATCACCAACGGCGAGCGGTACAACAAGGTCATCGACATTTGGGCGCATGTCACTGAGCAGGTGGCCAACGAGATGATGAAGGAGTTGGGCGCTGGAGGCGATCCGGCCAAGGCAGAAGCGTTCAATCCCATCTTCATGATGGCCGACTCGGGTGCGCGAGGCAGTTCGCAACAGATCCGCCAGCTCGGCGGCATGCGCGGACTGATGGCGAAGCCGTCCGGAGAAATCATCGAGACCCCGATCACGGCCAACTTCCGTGAAGGGTTGACGGTGTTGCAGTACTTCATTTCGACCCACGGGGCGCGCAAAGGTTTGGCGGATACGGCATTGAAGACCGCCAACTCCGGATATCTGACCCGTCGATTGGTCGATATTGCGCAGGACGTCATCGTCAGCGAGGAAGATTGCGGCACGACCGACGGCATCATGGTCAGTGCGTTGCTCGAGGGCGGCGAAATCATTCAACCGCTGGAAGAGCGTCTCCTGGGACGTTTGGCGGGCGAAGACATTCGCGATCCCGTCACCGGCGAAATCATCGTGTCCTTGAACGAGGAAATCGACGAAGAGCAGGCCAAGGCGGTCGTGGAGGCCGGTGTCGACCGGGTCAAGATCCGCTCCGTGCTGACCTGCCAGTCCCAGCGCGGCGTGTGCCGTCTCTGTTACGGGCGTGATCTGTCGCGCGGCAGACTCGTCGAAAAGGGAGAGCCGGTCGGGGTGATCGCCGCGCAATCCATCGGTGAGCCTGGCACCCAGTTGACGATGCGGACCTTCCATATCGGTGGTACCGCCAGCAAAGTGGTCGAGCAGACGGTGTTGGAAGCCAAGCACGCCGGACACATCAAGTACATGAGCTTCGACGCGAAGAAAAATGCCGACGTGCACAATGCCGGGATCGCGGTGCGGAACAAAGAGGGCGAGTGGGTCGTCATGAACCGCAACGCCAAGATCGCGATCGTCGATGACAGCGGACGTGAGCGCGAGAAGTATCCGGTCGTGTACGGCGCAAAGATCAAGGTCAAGGACGGGGATCGTGTCGAAGTCACCCAAAAACTGGTCGAATGGGATCCCTATTCGCTGACCATCCTGACGGAAACCGGCGGGAAGGTCGCCTACGGCGACATTCTCGAAGGGGTTACGATGAAGGAAGAGTTCGACGAAGTGACCGGGTTGTCCCGCAAGGTGATCATCGAGCAGAGCGGCGCGACACTTCGCCCGCGCGTGTCGATCAAGGATGAAAGCGGCAAAACGGCAAAAGTATCCGGGACAGGAACGCCTGTCGCGCGGTATTTGCTGCCGGTGGGTGCGCATATCTTCGTTGAGAAGGGGGCGACGGTGCACCCCGGCGACGTACTGGCCAAGATTCCGCGAGAAACGACCAAGACCAAGGACATCACCGGCGGTCTCCCGCGCGTTGCGGAGCTGTTCGAGGCGCGGAAGCCGAAGGAGCAGGCCGTGATCAGCGAAATCGACGGCGAAGTGTCCTATGGCGGATTCGTGAAGGGGATGCGGAAGGTGGTGGTCGACAACAAAATTGGCGACCTGAAAGAGTATTTCATCCCGAAGGGCAAACACGTCAATGTGCATGAGGGCGATTGGGTCCGGGCCGGCGAACCGTTGATGGATGGATCGGCCAATCCTCACGACATCCTGGACGTGCTCGGTCCGAAAGAACTGCAAAAGTATCTGGTCGACGAAGTGCAGGACGTGTATCGGCTGCAGGGTGTGTCCATCAACGACAAGCACATCGAAATCATCGTGCGCCAGATGCTCCGCAAAGTCAGGATCGAAGATCCCGGAGACACGTCGTTTTTACCCGGCAGCCAGGTCAGCAAGGGGCTGTTCGATGCGGAGAATCAGCGGGTCCTTGGGAATGACGGGAAGCCCGCCCTCGGAAAGCCCGTGTTGCTCGGCATCACCAAGGCTGCATTGACCACGGACAGTTTCATCTCGGCGGCGTCGTTCCAGGAAACGACCCGCGTGTTGACCGAAGCTGCGATCAATGGTCGCGAGGATAACCTCCTCGGTTTGAAGGAAAACGTGATCGTGGGGCGCCTCATTCCGGCCGGGAGTGGATTCGAGGAATATCGGGAAACGTTTGTGGCCAGTGCCCGGAGCGGCGACGAGCTCACCGGTGGACAGCCCCAGCCGGTCACTGTAGGGCAATCGCCGGCTGTCTCCACCGGAAACGACAGCGAAAATGTCGGATGA
- a CDS encoding SSU ribosomal protein S7p (S5e), whose amino-acid sequence MPRGQFFGHREAQPDSKYRDKLVGKFLNVLMGGGKKSTAERICYGAFDLIQEKTNGGDPMKIFRSAIDNVKPVVEVKSRRVGGASYQVPVEIRPSRRVSLALRWITEFSRSRGGKSMRDRLAAELLDASNNTGASVKKREDVHRMAEANKAFAHYRW is encoded by the coding sequence ATGCCACGCGGACAATTTTTCGGTCATCGGGAAGCGCAGCCGGACTCGAAGTATCGGGATAAGCTTGTCGGGAAATTCCTCAACGTCCTGATGGGGGGCGGAAAAAAGAGTACGGCTGAGCGCATATGTTATGGGGCCTTTGATCTGATTCAGGAAAAGACGAACGGCGGCGACCCGATGAAAATCTTCCGCTCGGCGATCGACAACGTGAAGCCGGTAGTGGAGGTAAAGTCGCGTCGGGTCGGCGGGGCCTCTTATCAGGTTCCGGTTGAAATACGTCCGTCTCGTCGCGTCTCGCTCGCGTTACGGTGGATCACGGAATTTTCGCGTTCCCGAGGCGGGAAGAGCATGCGGGACAGGCTTGCGGCGGAATTGCTCGACGCATCGAACAATACCGGTGCGTCGGTGAAGAAGCGGGAAGACGTACATCGTATGGCTGAGGCCAACAAGGCCTTCGCTCATTATCGTTGGTAG
- a CDS encoding SSU ribosomal protein S10p (S20e), giving the protein MKVDQRIRIRLRGFDYRVLDQSVVEIVETVRRSGARVVGPIPLPTRIEKFTVQRSTHVDKKSREQFEIRTHKRLLDIMEPTPETMDSLMKLNLAAGVDVEIKL; this is encoded by the coding sequence GTGAAAGTCGATCAAAGAATTCGTATCAGGTTGCGCGGGTTTGATTATCGCGTGCTTGATCAATCGGTGGTGGAAATCGTCGAGACGGTCAGGCGCAGTGGAGCGCGAGTCGTAGGTCCGATTCCCTTGCCGACAAGGATCGAGAAATTTACGGTTCAGCGGTCGACTCATGTAGATAAAAAGTCCCGCGAGCAATTTGAGATCCGCACGCACAAGCGCTTGCTGGATATCATGGAGCCGACTCCTGAGACCATGGACTCCTTGATGAAGTTGAATTTGGCGGCGGGCGTAGATGTGGAAATCAAACTATAG
- a CDS encoding Translation elongation factor G: MARQTPLERTRNIGIMAHIDAGKTTTTERILYYTGMTHKMGEVHEGAATMDWMEQERERGITITAAATTCFWRDHRINIIDTPGHVDFTIEVERSLRVLDGAVAAFDSVQGVEPQSETVWRQADKYQVPRIAFMNKMDRIGADFYASVQSIIDRLGANPVPIQIPIGREAEFRGSVDLIRMKGFFYDDETLGAKYKIDEIPADMLDQAKEYREKMLEAVAEFDDQVMEKYLNGQSLTEEEVRRVVRAATIAMKVTPVLCGSAFKNKGVQQLLDGVVDFLPSPLDIPAVKGVDPNTGKELQRQPSDSEPFSALAFKIMTDPFAGQLTFFRVYSGTLKTGTAVLNVTKGTKDRVGRLLKMHANKREEIEIVYAGDIAAAVGLKGATTGDTLADEKQPVLLEVMKFPEPVIAMAIEPKTKPDQEKMGFALQKLAQEDPSFRVRTDEETAQTIIAGMGELHLEIIVDRLLREFKVEANVGKPEVAFRETIRRKAEAESKYIKQTGGRGQYGHVVLTVEPSDPGKGLEFVNKVVGGAIPKEYIPAIEKGVKERMETGVVAGFPLRDVRVTVIDGSYHDVDSNEMAFKIAASMGFADACKKAAPVLLEPIMKVEVLVPQEFMGDVIGNLNGRRGKVQGMKVRAGAQAIEATVPLMEMFGYATDLRSRTQGRATYSMEFDRYDQVPRQIADAITAKHRGE, translated from the coding sequence GTGGCTAGGCAGACACCGTTAGAGCGTACGCGAAACATCGGCATCATGGCGCACATCGATGCCGGAAAAACCACGACCACTGAGCGGATTCTCTATTACACCGGGATGACGCACAAGATGGGCGAGGTGCACGAAGGTGCGGCCACGATGGATTGGATGGAGCAGGAGCGTGAGCGAGGGATTACGATCACGGCTGCTGCGACCACCTGCTTCTGGAGGGATCACCGGATCAACATCATTGATACGCCCGGTCACGTCGATTTTACGATCGAGGTGGAGCGTTCGCTGCGCGTGTTGGACGGGGCGGTGGCCGCATTCGATTCGGTGCAGGGTGTGGAGCCTCAGTCTGAAACGGTGTGGCGTCAGGCCGATAAGTATCAGGTCCCCCGTATTGCGTTCATGAACAAAATGGATCGGATCGGAGCCGATTTTTACGCCAGCGTTCAATCGATCATCGATCGCCTGGGCGCTAACCCCGTGCCGATTCAGATTCCGATCGGGCGGGAGGCGGAATTCAGGGGCTCCGTCGATCTCATCAGGATGAAGGGTTTCTTTTACGACGACGAAACGCTAGGGGCAAAATATAAAATTGACGAAATTCCGGCCGATATGCTGGATCAGGCCAAAGAGTATCGCGAAAAGATGCTGGAAGCAGTGGCCGAGTTCGATGATCAGGTGATGGAGAAGTACCTGAATGGCCAGTCCTTGACTGAGGAGGAAGTGCGGCGCGTTGTTCGCGCTGCGACGATCGCCATGAAGGTGACTCCGGTCTTATGCGGGTCTGCCTTTAAGAATAAGGGTGTGCAGCAGTTGCTGGACGGGGTCGTAGATTTTCTTCCTTCTCCGCTGGACATTCCTGCGGTAAAGGGGGTTGATCCCAATACCGGTAAGGAGTTGCAGCGTCAGCCGTCTGACTCGGAACCATTCTCTGCATTGGCCTTCAAGATCATGACGGATCCTTTTGCGGGGCAGTTGACGTTTTTCCGTGTCTACTCTGGTACCTTGAAGACAGGGACCGCAGTTTTGAATGTGACGAAGGGAACGAAGGATCGTGTCGGGCGTCTCTTGAAGATGCATGCGAATAAGCGCGAAGAGATTGAGATTGTTTATGCGGGAGATATCGCCGCTGCCGTGGGGCTCAAGGGGGCGACCACCGGAGATACGTTGGCTGACGAAAAGCAGCCGGTGCTCCTTGAGGTGATGAAGTTTCCGGAGCCGGTTATTGCGATGGCCATTGAGCCGAAAACCAAGCCTGATCAGGAAAAGATGGGCTTCGCGTTGCAGAAATTGGCGCAAGAGGATCCTTCGTTTCGTGTCCGTACAGATGAAGAGACGGCGCAGACGATCATCGCCGGGATGGGCGAGTTGCATTTGGAAATCATCGTCGATCGCCTATTGCGGGAGTTTAAGGTCGAGGCCAACGTCGGGAAGCCGGAAGTGGCTTTCCGGGAGACCATCAGGCGGAAGGCCGAGGCTGAGTCGAAATACATCAAGCAGACCGGCGGTCGTGGTCAGTACGGTCATGTCGTGTTGACGGTCGAACCTTCCGATCCAGGCAAGGGCTTGGAGTTCGTGAATAAAGTGGTCGGCGGGGCGATCCCCAAGGAATACATTCCAGCGATTGAAAAGGGTGTCAAGGAGCGGATGGAAACCGGGGTGGTCGCAGGTTTTCCATTGCGAGACGTGCGGGTGACGGTTATCGACGGTTCCTATCACGACGTTGACTCCAACGAAATGGCGTTCAAGATCGCGGCCTCCATGGGTTTTGCCGATGCGTGCAAGAAGGCAGCCCCGGTTCTCCTTGAGCCCATCATGAAGGTCGAGGTGCTTGTCCCTCAGGAATTCATGGGGGACGTCATCGGCAACCTGAACGGCCGACGCGGTAAGGTGCAGGGCATGAAGGTGCGTGCCGGTGCGCAGGCGATCGAAGCAACCGTTCCGCTTATGGAAATGTTCGGGTACGCGACGGATCTGCGTTCGCGGACGCAGGGGCGCGCTACCTACAGCATGGAATTCGATCGGTACGATCAGGTGCCCCGGCAGATCGCCGATGCGATTACGGCCAAGCATCGGGGTGAATAG
- a CDS encoding LSU ribosomal protein L4p (L1e), producing the protein MPTVDVIDSKRQKVGTVDLPNEVFGCKPHVTLVHEAVVMQRACDRQGTASTLRRGEVSGSGKKPWKQKHTGRARAGSLRSPVWRHGGTVFGPKPRSYAFGMPRKKYRAALQSALSAKFLEGSVIVLSDLTIEQAKTKLLAKALTQLGISGSTLLVIGDGRSEVVQAGKNLSTVTVLRPEELNVYDIVRCRSVVIPQRELDRVKEVWS; encoded by the coding sequence ATGCCGACCGTTGATGTGATCGATTCGAAAAGACAAAAAGTGGGGACGGTGGACTTGCCGAACGAGGTGTTCGGTTGCAAGCCTCATGTCACGCTCGTTCATGAGGCGGTCGTGATGCAGCGCGCCTGTGATCGTCAAGGGACGGCATCGACTCTGCGGCGCGGTGAGGTGAGTGGATCCGGCAAGAAACCTTGGAAGCAAAAGCATACCGGGCGGGCCCGTGCCGGTTCTCTGCGATCGCCGGTGTGGCGGCACGGAGGAACGGTCTTCGGTCCCAAGCCGCGGAGCTACGCGTTCGGGATGCCGAGAAAAAAGTATCGTGCCGCCCTGCAGAGCGCATTGTCGGCAAAGTTCTTGGAAGGGAGTGTGATCGTCCTGTCCGATTTGACGATCGAGCAGGCCAAAACCAAGTTGCTTGCCAAGGCTTTGACCCAGTTAGGGATCTCCGGCAGTACGTTGTTGGTGATCGGCGACGGGCGGTCTGAGGTGGTGCAGGCGGGGAAAAACCTCTCGACGGTGACGGTGTTGCGGCCTGAAGAGTTGAATGTGTATGACATCGTTCGTTGCCGATCGGTCGTCATTCCTCAGCGCGAACTGGATCGTGTCAAGGAGGTGTGGTCATGA
- a CDS encoding SSU ribosomal protein S12p (S23e): protein MPTINQLVRKGRTLMKSKTKSPALKRCPQKRGVCLRVYTTTPKKPNSALRKVARVRLTNGMEVTTYIPGVGHNLQEHSIVLVRGGRVKDLPGVRYHIVRGSLDAVGVADRKQARSKYGAKRPK, encoded by the coding sequence ATGCCAACGATTAATCAGCTCGTGCGAAAAGGCCGGACCCTCATGAAGTCCAAGACAAAAAGTCCGGCGCTTAAACGTTGTCCGCAGAAGCGGGGCGTCTGCCTGCGTGTCTATACCACGACTCCAAAGAAGCCCAATTCGGCTCTTCGCAAGGTTGCTCGTGTTCGTTTGACGAACGGGATGGAAGTGACGACCTATATTCCAGGGGTCGGTCACAATCTGCAGGAGCACTCGATCGTGTTGGTTCGCGGCGGGCGTGTGAAGGACTTGCCCGGTGTGCGATACCATATCGTGCGCGGTTCCCTGGATGCCGTCGGGGTGGCTGACCGTAAGCAGGCGCGATCCAAATACGGGGCGAAGAGGCCCAAGTAG
- a CDS encoding LSU ribosomal protein L3p (L3e) encodes MTNGLLGKKLGMTQIYDESVLEPVTVIEAGPCRVVAVKTKERDGYEAVQLSFGEVKERKLSQGELGHLKKHQAPPSRWLREFPRVGDVAVGQTIKVDIFKKGDWVDVVGVSKGKGFQGVVKRHNYSGGPESHGSMFHRAPGSIGSSSYPSRVWKNKSLPGHMGGERVTVQRLKVIDARPEENLLFVRGAVPGGENGLLVVRKSKKS; translated from the coding sequence ATGACAAACGGACTGTTGGGTAAAAAATTGGGGATGACCCAAATTTATGACGAAAGCGTGTTGGAGCCGGTGACGGTGATTGAGGCCGGCCCTTGCCGTGTCGTCGCGGTTAAGACGAAGGAGCGTGACGGTTATGAAGCGGTGCAACTGTCGTTCGGGGAAGTGAAAGAGCGGAAACTGTCCCAAGGTGAGCTCGGACATTTGAAGAAACACCAGGCCCCGCCGAGTCGTTGGCTGCGCGAATTTCCCAGAGTCGGGGATGTCGCCGTGGGACAGACGATCAAGGTCGATATCTTCAAGAAGGGTGATTGGGTCGATGTGGTCGGTGTCTCCAAGGGAAAGGGATTCCAGGGAGTCGTCAAGCGGCACAATTATTCTGGTGGGCCTGAGTCTCACGGGTCCATGTTCCATCGGGCTCCGGGATCGATCGGAAGCAGTTCCTATCCGTCACGGGTGTGGAAAAATAAATCGTTACCTGGGCACATGGGGGGTGAGCGCGTCACGGTGCAGCGCTTGAAAGTCATCGACGCTCGTCCTGAGGAAAACCTGTTGTTCGTCCGCGGAGCAGTGCCCGGTGGTGAGAATGGGCTGCTGGTTGTGCGGAAGTCGAAGAAGAGTTGA
- a CDS encoding LSU ribosomal protein L23p (L23Ae): protein MKGDLHQVLIQPLLTEKITALREQSNTVGFLVHPHANKIQIKQAVESLLKVKVSRVNVVNTQGKVKRLGRFVGKRSDWKKAFVTLKEGEKLELYESV from the coding sequence ATGAAAGGCGACCTCCATCAAGTATTGATCCAACCTTTGTTGACGGAAAAAATCACCGCCCTGCGGGAGCAGAGCAATACGGTCGGGTTTCTCGTTCATCCGCATGCAAATAAGATTCAAATCAAACAGGCCGTCGAATCGCTGTTGAAGGTCAAGGTGTCCCGCGTCAACGTGGTGAATACGCAGGGCAAGGTGAAGCGATTGGGGCGGTTTGTCGGGAAGCGATCCGACTGGAAGAAGGCGTTCGTCACGTTGAAAGAAGGCGAAAAACTGGAACTGTACGAAAGCGTGTAG